A single region of the Streptomyces sp. NBC_01803 genome encodes:
- a CDS encoding SigB/SigF/SigG family RNA polymerase sigma factor: MAATQTRGAKARALTQALFERLAHCEPGTAEHARVRGALIEANLPLVRYIALRFRGRDEPLEDIVQVGTVGLIQAIDRFDRERGVQFPTFAMPTITGEIRRYFRDGVRGVHVPRRTHELWARVRATTDELTAALGRTPTAAEIAGRLSVPEEEVRASAEATRAYRVSSLDAADEREDGGPGLIDRLGYEDPGLAGVEHRALVRHLLVQLPEREQRILLMRYYRNLTQSQISAELGVSQMHVSRLLARSVTRLRAANLIET, from the coding sequence GTGGCGGCGACGCAGACCAGGGGTGCCAAGGCCCGGGCCCTTACCCAGGCGCTGTTTGAGCGGCTGGCGCACTGCGAGCCGGGGACCGCCGAGCACGCGCGGGTGCGCGGAGCGCTGATCGAGGCGAACCTGCCGCTGGTCCGCTACATCGCCCTGCGGTTCCGGGGCCGCGACGAGCCGCTGGAGGACATCGTCCAGGTCGGGACCGTCGGTCTGATCCAGGCCATCGACCGCTTCGATCGCGAGCGCGGTGTCCAGTTCCCGACCTTCGCGATGCCCACGATCACCGGGGAGATCCGCCGATACTTCAGGGACGGGGTGCGCGGCGTGCACGTTCCCCGGCGGACGCACGAGCTGTGGGCCCGGGTCCGGGCCACGACCGACGAGCTGACGGCCGCCCTCGGCCGCACGCCGACCGCCGCGGAGATCGCCGGCCGGCTGAGCGTGCCCGAGGAGGAGGTGCGCGCGAGCGCGGAGGCGACGCGGGCGTACCGGGTCTCCTCGCTGGACGCCGCCGACGAGCGGGAGGATGGCGGCCCCGGACTGATCGACCGGCTCGGGTACGAGGATCCCGGGCTGGCCGGCGTCGAGCACCGGGCGCTGGTGCGGCATCTGCTGGTCCAACTCCCCGAGCGGGAACAGCGGATCCTGCTGATGCGCTACTACCGGAACCTGACGCAGTCGCAAATCAGCGCGGAATTGGGCGTTTCGCAGATGCACGTGTCCCGATTGCTCGCCCGCAGTGTCACCCGGCTGCGCGCCGCAAATCTGATCGAGACGTAA
- the tadA gene encoding tRNA adenosine(34) deaminase TadA, giving the protein MTPGHGDPLRDPWRPAMRRALAEAAAAVATGDVPVGAVLLGPSGPDGPVLGLGRNEREATGDPTAHAEVLALRAAAGRLGDWRLTGCTLVVTLEPCTMCAGASVLARVDRVVYGAVDEKAGAAGSLWDVLRDRRLNHRPEVIGSVLADDCGRMLTDFFRDR; this is encoded by the coding sequence ATGACCCCCGGGCACGGCGATCCGCTGCGCGACCCGTGGCGGCCGGCGATGCGCCGGGCGCTCGCGGAGGCCGCCGCGGCCGTGGCCACGGGGGACGTGCCGGTCGGAGCCGTCCTCCTCGGCCCCAGCGGCCCGGACGGCCCGGTGCTCGGCCTTGGGCGCAACGAGCGCGAGGCCACCGGGGATCCGACCGCCCACGCGGAGGTCCTCGCGCTGCGCGCCGCCGCCGGTCGGCTCGGCGACTGGCGGCTCACCGGCTGCACCCTGGTGGTCACGCTGGAGCCCTGCACGATGTGCGCGGGGGCGAGCGTGCTCGCCCGGGTCGACCGCGTCGTGTACGGCGCGGTCGACGAGAAGGCGGGTGCGGCCGGGTCGCTGTGGGACGTGCTGCGGGACCGTCGGCTCAATCACCGCCCGGAGGTGATCGGCTCGGTGCTCGCCGACGATTGCGGCCGGATGCTGACGGACTTCTTCCGCGATCGCTGA
- a CDS encoding tRNA adenosine deaminase-associated protein — protein MYFTALLARTDDGWEASDTELDDVESLDELAELAREAAPDDETVLVCIEQEGAWFGLVRVDGEDDPRVFVSDAARALRSAYGEILLTDELLGREPEDPDALEQMVDLDGTEDGVEEEIEDDDEESAAPSGSDAVPRGPLGDADLLADLGIDAGTVLKLAPDDALSEIADALGCAEVLEAVR, from the coding sequence GTGTACTTCACCGCACTGCTCGCGCGGACCGATGATGGTTGGGAAGCGAGTGATACAGAGCTCGATGACGTGGAGAGCCTGGACGAGCTGGCCGAGTTGGCCCGCGAGGCGGCTCCCGATGACGAGACCGTTCTCGTCTGCATCGAGCAGGAAGGCGCCTGGTTCGGCCTCGTCCGCGTGGACGGCGAGGACGACCCGCGGGTCTTCGTCTCCGACGCCGCACGCGCGCTGCGCAGCGCGTATGGCGAGATTCTGCTGACCGACGAGTTGCTGGGCCGGGAGCCGGAGGACCCCGACGCCCTGGAACAGATGGTCGATCTGGACGGCACGGAGGACGGCGTCGAGGAAGAGATCGAGGACGATGACGAGGAGAGCGCCGCCCCGAGCGGCTCGGACGCGGTGCCGCGCGGCCCGCTGGGGGACGCCGATCTGCTGGCCGACCTCGGCATCGACGCGGGCACCGTGCTGAAGCTCGCCCCGGACGACGCCCTCAGCGAGATCGCCGACGCGCTCGGCTGCGCCGAGGTGCTGGAGGCGGTCCGGTGA
- the upp gene encoding uracil phosphoribosyltransferase → MRTHVVDHPLVAHKLTTLRDARTDSPTFRRLADELVTLLAYEATRDVRTELVDITTPVAATTGVRLSHPRPLVVPIIRAGLGMLDGMVRLLPTAEVGFFGMIRDERTLEASTYANRVPEDLSGRQVYVLDPMLATGGTLVAAVRELLRRGADDITAICLLVAPEGVERLERELAGAPVTVVTGALDEGLNDKGFIVPGLGDAGDRMYGTVD, encoded by the coding sequence ATGCGGACCCATGTCGTCGACCACCCGTTGGTGGCGCACAAGCTGACCACGCTGCGCGACGCGCGTACCGATTCACCGACGTTCCGGCGGCTGGCGGATGAGCTCGTCACCCTGCTCGCTTACGAAGCGACCCGTGATGTCCGCACCGAGCTGGTCGATATCACAACTCCGGTGGCGGCGACCACGGGTGTGCGACTTTCCCATCCCCGTCCGCTGGTCGTGCCGATCATACGGGCAGGTCTCGGCATGCTCGACGGCATGGTCCGGTTGCTGCCGACGGCGGAGGTCGGGTTCTTCGGGATGATCCGCGACGAGCGGACGCTGGAGGCGTCGACCTATGCGAACCGGGTGCCGGAGGACCTGTCGGGGCGGCAGGTCTATGTGCTGGACCCGATGCTGGCGACCGGCGGCACGTTGGTGGCGGCGGTGCGGGAGCTGCTGCGGCGCGGCGCCGACGACATCACCGCGATCTGTCTGCTCGTGGCGCCCGAGGGCGTCGAGCGCCTGGAGCGCGAGCTGGCCGGGGCGCCGGTGACGGTGGTGACCGGCGCGCTGGACGAGGGGCTGAACGACAAGGGCTTCATCGTCCCCGGTCTCGGGGACGCGGGCGACCGGATGTACGGGACGGTCGACTGA
- a CDS encoding LytR C-terminal domain-containing protein encodes MSMLTPPGMGGKKFRVTGDRYPRMRPRRRRGRLVLAVLASVTVLALLGYGTLQLIDVFSADDGGGSAPRARSGVGDEDCAPPARDGRPADTTELPDPAAITVNVYNATRRSGLAQETADALAERGFAIGEVGNAPEDLDGQVDSPGLLLGTAAAAESGALSVLAAQLDGAETGEPRSGQDAGADSVLDFVIGESFTELTAADEAERRLAELTAPQSASPTTPSC; translated from the coding sequence ATGAGCATGCTGACGCCCCCTGGCATGGGCGGCAAGAAGTTCCGCGTCACGGGCGACCGGTATCCCAGGATGCGCCCGCGCCGACGCCGCGGACGCCTCGTGCTGGCCGTCCTCGCCTCCGTCACCGTGCTCGCGCTGCTCGGCTACGGGACCCTTCAGCTCATCGATGTCTTCTCGGCGGACGACGGCGGCGGCAGCGCGCCCCGGGCGCGATCCGGCGTCGGCGACGAGGACTGCGCGCCCCCCGCCCGCGACGGGCGCCCGGCCGACACCACGGAGCTGCCCGACCCCGCCGCCATCACCGTCAACGTCTACAACGCCACCCGGCGCAGCGGCCTCGCCCAGGAGACCGCCGACGCGCTCGCCGAGCGCGGCTTCGCCATCGGCGAGGTCGGCAACGCCCCCGAGGATCTCGACGGCCAGGTCGACTCCCCCGGGCTGCTCCTCGGCACCGCCGCCGCGGCGGAGTCCGGCGCGCTGTCCGTCCTCGCCGCCCAGCTCGACGGCGCCGAGACCGGCGAGCCGAGGTCCGGCCAGGACGCCGGCGCGGACTCGGTCCTCGACTTCGTCATCGGCGAGTCCTTCACCGAGCTGACCGCGGCCGACGAGGCCGAGCGCCGCCTCGCGGAGCTGACCGCCCCTCAGTCCGCCTCCCCGACGACACCGTCCTGCTGA
- a CDS encoding type II toxin-antitoxin system VapB family antitoxin, giving the protein MIFKRIGNGRPYPDHGREHTRQWADVAPRPVRLDQLVTTKQQLDLETLLAEDSTFYGDLFAHVVKWRSDLYLEDGLHRAVRAALQQRQVLHARVLELD; this is encoded by the coding sequence GTGATCTTCAAGCGCATCGGAAACGGACGACCTTACCCTGACCACGGCCGGGAACACACCCGGCAGTGGGCAGACGTGGCGCCGCGCCCGGTCCGCCTCGACCAGTTGGTCACCACCAAGCAGCAGCTCGATCTGGAGACGCTGCTGGCCGAGGACTCCACGTTCTACGGGGATCTCTTCGCCCATGTCGTGAAGTGGCGGAGCGATCTGTATCTGGAGGACGGACTGCACCGGGCGGTCCGCGCGGCCCTGCAGCAGCGTCAGGTGCTGCACGCCCGGGTGCTGGAGCTGGACTGA
- a CDS encoding AEC family transporter produces MGGVITGFTIIATVIAIGYLLGLHDLLGDSGRDVLTRLAFHVANPALLFVILADADLGVLFSPSLLATALSTVATASIFVAVGAARRWGAARVTIGALCSAYVNAGNLGIPIALYVLGDASLVAPILLLQQLAITPTALTVLDMSTARDGGGERRTVVQRLTTPFRNPIVIGSLSGIAVAASGTTLPSAVLGPATLVGDMAVPAILLAFGISLRGSAFPARGAERGPVLLSVALKSLAHPAIAWVTAAWLFRLDPAEQLNVVVTSALPAAQNLFTYASHYATDVRLARESILLSTILAGPVIALVVALLGP; encoded by the coding sequence ATGGGCGGGGTGATCACCGGCTTCACGATCATCGCCACCGTCATCGCCATCGGATACCTCCTCGGCCTGCACGACCTGCTGGGCGACAGCGGACGGGACGTCCTGACCCGGCTCGCGTTCCACGTGGCGAACCCGGCCCTGCTCTTCGTCATCCTCGCCGACGCCGACCTCGGCGTGCTCTTCTCGCCGTCGCTGCTGGCCACGGCCCTGAGCACGGTCGCCACCGCGTCGATCTTCGTCGCGGTCGGCGCCGCCCGCCGCTGGGGCGCCGCCCGGGTGACGATCGGGGCGCTGTGTTCCGCCTACGTGAACGCGGGCAACCTGGGCATCCCCATCGCCCTCTACGTGCTGGGCGACGCCTCGCTGGTCGCGCCGATCCTGCTTCTGCAGCAGCTCGCGATCACCCCGACGGCCCTCACCGTCCTGGACATGTCCACCGCGCGGGACGGCGGCGGCGAGCGGCGGACCGTCGTCCAGCGGCTGACCACCCCGTTCCGCAACCCGATCGTCATCGGCTCCCTCAGCGGCATCGCGGTCGCCGCCTCGGGCACCACCCTGCCCAGCGCCGTTCTCGGACCGGCCACGCTGGTCGGTGACATGGCCGTGCCCGCCATCCTCCTCGCCTTCGGTATCTCGCTGCGCGGCAGCGCGTTCCCGGCCCGGGGAGCGGAGCGCGGCCCGGTGCTGCTCTCGGTGGCGCTGAAGTCCCTGGCCCATCCGGCGATCGCGTGGGTGACGGCCGCCTGGCTGTTCCGCCTGGACCCGGCCGAGCAGCTGAACGTGGTGGTCACCTCCGCCCTGCCCGCCGCGCAGAACCTCTTCACCTACGCCTCCCACTACGCCACCGATGTCCGGCTGGCCCGCGAGTCGATCCTGCTCTCCACGATCCTGGCCGGGCCCGTGATCGCGCTCGTGGTGGCGCTGCTGGGGCCCTGA
- a CDS encoding UbiA prenyltransferase family protein yields MTAVLTENVRALYGFSRGTQATLSVAQPLLGVFLADGSPPPTRLGLVLTASLAGYFAVFAANDLIDAHLDRQRFAYVRAYQGFDIDSAGGRHPLAQGRLSPVMGMAWVATLGAVSLTLSAMLSWVCAALLITAALLEAAYCALARVTPLKFLLTGVMVALGGCVGWFAVSSEVDRPLLWLFCAWLAAWEIGGRNIVNDWADVEEDVHLGVRTIPVVYGYRVSGLLTFAFLAVAVVSGTGMAVASWPSCGVPGVAGTLLAGLYALLAPGLRLLRDPYPENAMAVFNRASLYPPAMLLIIVACLAARQVPGF; encoded by the coding sequence ATGACCGCGGTGCTGACCGAGAACGTCCGGGCGCTGTACGGCTTCTCCCGGGGCACGCAGGCCACGCTCAGCGTCGCCCAGCCGCTGCTCGGCGTCTTCCTGGCCGACGGCAGCCCGCCGCCCACCCGGCTCGGGCTGGTCCTGACGGCCTCCCTGGCCGGGTACTTCGCGGTGTTCGCGGCCAACGACCTCATCGACGCGCACCTGGACCGGCAGCGCTTCGCGTATGTCCGCGCGTACCAGGGTTTCGACATCGACAGCGCGGGGGGCCGCCACCCGCTGGCCCAGGGCCGGCTGAGCCCGGTCATGGGCATGGCGTGGGTGGCCACGCTCGGTGCCGTCTCGCTGACCCTGTCCGCGATGCTGAGCTGGGTGTGCGCCGCGCTGCTGATCACCGCGGCCCTGCTGGAGGCGGCGTACTGCGCGCTGGCCCGGGTGACGCCGCTCAAGTTCCTGCTGACCGGGGTGATGGTGGCGCTCGGCGGCTGCGTCGGCTGGTTCGCGGTCTCCTCCGAGGTGGACCGCCCGCTGCTGTGGCTGTTCTGCGCCTGGCTGGCGGCCTGGGAGATCGGCGGCCGGAACATCGTCAACGACTGGGCCGACGTGGAGGAGGACGTCCATCTCGGCGTCCGCACCATCCCCGTCGTCTACGGATACCGGGTCAGCGGCCTGCTGACGTTCGCGTTCCTGGCCGTGGCGGTGGTCTCCGGCACCGGCATGGCGGTCGCGTCCTGGCCGTCCTGCGGCGTGCCCGGCGTCGCGGGCACGCTTCTGGCCGGCCTGTACGCCCTGCTCGCCCCCGGCCTGCGTCTGCTGCGCGACCCCTATCCCGAGAACGCGATGGCCGTCTTCAACCGCGCGAGCCTCTACCCCCCGGCGATGCTGCTGATCATCGTCGCCTGCCTGGCCGCCCGTCAGGTGCCCGGGTTCTGA
- a CDS encoding 4-hydroxybenzoate 3-monooxygenase, translating into MRRLRTQVGIIGAGPAGLVLANLLSRAGVACRVVERQSREHVEHRPRAGLLEHRVVAALRRDGLADRLLADGVRHGWCAFRCLGRDVRVDYGALSGGRRHWVYPQQFLVRDLIATLTGGAGPPPMFSKTVRAVEDVTTHRPRLVCDGIEIECEYVVGCDGFRGASRAALPAVRHRVFRRRYPYDWLTVLAEVDRPAEGVVYAVHPDGFAGIMPRTSRLSRFYLQCAPGDTADDWPAHRIHEQLRARLAPLPDIAGFPDVHVLRMRSSVTEPLRHGRLLLAGDAAHVLTPSGAKGMNLAIADAIALAGALLRRYRDGDRGALDAYSARRLPQIWRAQEFSDRLLRLLHLPPGKDGDAGFSLRLRLAAIERLGRPGPHAAAFAHDYVGSGAREPESPDAPHAAEGPTEGSAWP; encoded by the coding sequence ATGCGGCGGCTGCGTACCCAGGTGGGCATCATCGGCGCGGGTCCGGCCGGGCTGGTGCTGGCCAACCTGCTCAGCAGGGCCGGCGTCGCCTGCCGCGTCGTCGAACGGCAGTCCCGCGAGCACGTCGAGCACCGCCCGCGCGCCGGGCTCCTCGAACACCGCGTCGTCGCGGCCCTGCGCCGCGACGGGCTGGCCGACCGGCTGCTGGCCGACGGCGTCCGGCACGGCTGGTGCGCCTTCCGCTGCCTGGGCCGGGACGTCCGCGTCGACTACGGCGCCCTCTCCGGCGGCCGGCGGCACTGGGTCTATCCGCAGCAGTTCCTGGTCAGGGACCTGATCGCGACCCTCACTGGCGGCGCCGGGCCGCCGCCGATGTTCTCCAAGACCGTCCGGGCCGTCGAGGACGTCACGACGCACCGCCCGCGCCTGGTGTGCGACGGCATCGAGATCGAGTGCGAGTATGTCGTCGGCTGCGACGGCTTCCGCGGCGCGTCCCGCGCCGCCCTCCCCGCCGTCCGCCACCGGGTCTTCCGGCGCCGCTATCCGTACGACTGGCTGACCGTCCTCGCCGAGGTGGACCGTCCCGCCGAAGGAGTCGTCTACGCCGTGCACCCCGACGGCTTCGCCGGCATAATGCCGCGCACCTCCCGCCTCAGCCGCTTCTACCTCCAGTGCGCCCCCGGCGACACGGCGGACGACTGGCCCGCGCACCGCATCCACGAGCAGTTGCGCGCCCGGCTCGCGCCCCTGCCGGACATCGCGGGCTTCCCCGACGTCCACGTCCTGCGCATGCGCAGCAGCGTCACCGAACCGCTCCGGCACGGCCGCCTGCTGTTGGCCGGGGACGCGGCGCACGTGCTCACCCCGTCCGGCGCCAAGGGCATGAACCTGGCCATCGCGGACGCCATCGCCCTCGCGGGCGCCCTGCTGCGCCGCTACCGGGACGGCGATCGCGGCGCCCTCGACGCCTACAGCGCGCGGCGGCTGCCGCAGATCTGGCGGGCCCAGGAGTTCTCCGACCGGCTGCTGCGGCTGCTGCACCTGCCGCCGGGCAAGGACGGCGACGCCGGGTTCTCGCTGCGGCTGCGGCTCGCGGCGATCGAGCGCCTGGGCCGGCCGGGCCCGCACGCCGCCGCCTTCGCCCACGACTACGTCGGCTCCGGCGCGCGGGAGCCGGAGAGCCCGGACGCACCGCATGCCGCGGAAGGGCCGACGGAGGGAAGCGCGTGGCCATGA
- a CDS encoding SDR family oxidoreductase: MTRRRCLVTGATGYLGGRLVPELLGAGHAVRCMARTPDRLRHRPWADRVETVRGDATDAASVGAALDGVEVAYYLIHAIGSGRDFEDTDRRAARIFGERARAAGVRRIVYLGGLTPVGVPERELSPHLRSRAEVGRILLGSGVPTAALRAAVIIGSGSASFEMLRQLTERLPVMTTPSWVRTRVQPVAVRDVLRVLVGCAALPDDVSRTFDLGGPDVVTYQDMMRRYARQAGLRRRLIVPVPVLTPSLSSHWVGLVTPVPSRTARPLVESLRHEVVCAERDIERYVPPPDGGFLDLDGALRAALRQVAGTAPPARPAPGDPQPGDPGWAGGSLYTDRRERAVDTSPAALWRVMEGIGGANGWYSAPLAWAARGWLDTLLGGVGLRRGRPAPGRLRVGDHLDFWRVEALERERLLRLRAEMRLPGLAWLELTVRQDEAGRTVYGQRALFQPRGLAGHAYWWAVWPFHAWVFGGMVRNITAAAARDDGRAPRGTGRPAPD, encoded by the coding sequence ATGACGCGCCGCCGCTGCCTGGTCACCGGCGCCACCGGCTATCTCGGCGGCCGGCTGGTGCCCGAACTGCTCGGAGCCGGGCACGCGGTGCGCTGCATGGCCCGCACGCCGGACCGGCTGCGACACCGCCCCTGGGCCGACCGGGTCGAGACGGTGCGCGGCGACGCCACCGACGCGGCCTCCGTCGGGGCCGCGCTCGACGGCGTCGAGGTCGCCTACTACCTGATCCACGCCATCGGCTCGGGACGCGACTTCGAGGACACCGACCGCCGCGCCGCCCGGATCTTCGGCGAGCGGGCGCGCGCCGCCGGAGTGCGGCGGATCGTCTACCTCGGCGGGCTCACCCCGGTGGGCGTGCCCGAGCGGGAGCTCTCCCCGCACCTGCGGTCGCGCGCCGAGGTCGGCCGCATCCTGCTCGGCTCGGGCGTGCCGACCGCCGCGCTGCGCGCGGCGGTGATCATCGGCTCGGGCTCGGCGTCGTTCGAAATGCTGCGGCAGCTCACCGAGCGGCTGCCGGTGATGACCACGCCGAGCTGGGTGCGCACCCGGGTCCAGCCGGTCGCGGTCCGCGACGTGCTGCGCGTCCTCGTCGGCTGCGCCGCGCTGCCGGACGACGTCAGCCGGACGTTCGACCTCGGCGGGCCCGACGTGGTGACGTATCAGGACATGATGCGGCGCTACGCCCGGCAGGCCGGGCTGCGGCGGCGGCTGATCGTGCCCGTGCCGGTGCTCACCCCCAGCCTCTCCAGCCACTGGGTGGGACTGGTGACGCCGGTGCCCAGCCGGACCGCGCGCCCGCTGGTCGAGTCGCTGAGGCACGAAGTGGTATGCGCGGAAAGGGACATCGAACGGTACGTGCCGCCGCCGGACGGCGGGTTCCTCGATCTGGACGGGGCGCTACGGGCGGCGCTGCGGCAGGTCGCCGGGACCGCGCCGCCCGCCCGGCCCGCGCCGGGGGACCCACAGCCGGGCGACCCCGGCTGGGCGGGCGGCAGCCTCTACACCGACCGGCGCGAGCGGGCCGTCGACACGTCACCCGCCGCGCTGTGGCGGGTGATGGAGGGCATCGGCGGCGCGAACGGCTGGTACTCCGCGCCGCTCGCCTGGGCCGCCCGGGGCTGGCTGGACACGCTGCTGGGCGGTGTCGGTCTCCGGCGGGGCCGCCCGGCCCCGGGGCGGCTGCGGGTCGGCGACCACCTGGACTTCTGGCGGGTGGAGGCGCTGGAGCGGGAGCGGCTGCTGCGGCTGCGCGCCGAGATGCGGCTGCCGGGGCTGGCGTGGCTGGAGCTGACGGTGCGCCAGGACGAGGCGGGCCGGACGGTGTACGGGCAGCGCGCGCTGTTCCAGCCGCGCGGCCTGGCCGGGCACGCCTACTGGTGGGCCGTGTGGCCGTTCCACGCCTGGGTGTTCGGCGGGATGGTCCGCAACATCACCGCCGCCGCCGCACGGGACGACGGCCGAGCGCCCCGCGGAACGGGGCGGCCCGCGCCGGACTAG
- a CDS encoding terpene synthase family protein, with amino-acid sequence MAQPFELPEFYTPYPARLNPHLEQAREHSRRWAHEMGMLEGSGIWERSDLDAHDYALLCAYTHPDASASDLSLVTDWYVWVFFFDDHFLETFKRSQDRAGGKAYLDRLPAFMPMDPATPTPEPTNPVEAGLADLWRRTVPAMSPDWRVRFAESTENLLNESLWELANINIGRVPNPVEYIEMRRKVGGAPWSAGLIEYAARAEVPAQVAGSRPLLVLRDAFSDGVHLRNDLFSYQREVEDEGELSNGVLVLETFLDCTTQEAADAVNDLLTSRLQQFEHTTLTELPPLFAEHGLDPAAVASVLAYVKGLQDWQAGGHEWHMRSSRYMNEATRSRAPLGMAGTIGAPGTTGAGFGLSAADIRLTTRRAETARVRNFTHIPFRRVGPSRLPDFHMPFEPRLNPHLPGARVRLVDWSRRTGLLSEGIWDEPGLLDFDLPLCAAGLHPDGSADELDLGSAWLAWGTYGDDYYPVVFGARRDLVAAKVCTERLSLFMPVDEPGTVPPPLNALERGLADLWRRTAGPLAEPARRSFREAIDKMTASWLWELANQAHHRVPDPVDYMEMRRHTFGTDLTMSLARIGHGQRIPEEIYRSGPMRSLESAAANYASLMNDVFSYQKEVEFEGEFHNGIIVVQTFFDCDYPTGLAIIHDLMTERMRQFQHVADNELPVVYDDFELDTEAREILDGYVRELRNWMSGILVWHRDCRRYREEDLVRRFARQWPLSAPTGLGTSAARLPAPPRPAGRR; translated from the coding sequence ATGGCACAGCCCTTCGAATTGCCCGAGTTCTACACCCCCTATCCCGCGCGTTTGAATCCGCATCTGGAGCAGGCGCGGGAGCACTCCCGGCGGTGGGCCCACGAGATGGGGATGCTGGAGGGCTCCGGGATCTGGGAGCGGAGCGACCTCGACGCCCACGACTACGCCCTGCTGTGCGCCTACACCCACCCCGACGCCTCCGCGTCCGACCTCTCTCTGGTCACCGACTGGTACGTGTGGGTGTTCTTCTTCGACGACCACTTCCTGGAGACGTTCAAGCGGAGCCAGGACCGGGCCGGCGGCAAGGCATATCTGGACCGGCTGCCCGCGTTCATGCCGATGGACCCGGCCACGCCGACGCCCGAGCCGACGAACCCGGTGGAGGCGGGCCTGGCCGACCTGTGGCGGCGGACCGTGCCCGCCATGTCCCCGGACTGGCGCGTCCGTTTCGCCGAGAGCACGGAGAACCTGCTCAACGAGTCCCTGTGGGAGCTGGCCAACATCAACATCGGCCGGGTCCCCAACCCCGTCGAGTACATAGAGATGCGCCGCAAGGTCGGCGGCGCGCCCTGGTCGGCGGGCCTCATCGAGTACGCCGCCCGCGCCGAGGTACCGGCCCAAGTCGCCGGCTCCCGGCCGCTGCTGGTGCTGCGGGACGCCTTCTCGGACGGGGTGCACCTGCGCAACGACCTGTTCTCGTACCAGCGGGAGGTCGAGGACGAGGGCGAGCTGAGCAACGGCGTGCTGGTGCTGGAGACCTTCCTCGACTGCACCACGCAGGAGGCGGCCGACGCCGTCAACGACCTGCTCACCTCGCGCCTTCAGCAGTTCGAGCACACCACCCTGACCGAGCTGCCGCCGCTCTTCGCCGAGCACGGGCTCGACCCCGCGGCCGTGGCGAGCGTGCTGGCCTATGTGAAGGGGCTCCAGGACTGGCAGGCGGGCGGCCACGAGTGGCACATGCGCTCCAGCCGGTACATGAACGAGGCCACCCGGTCCCGCGCGCCGCTCGGGATGGCGGGGACGATCGGGGCGCCCGGCACGACCGGGGCCGGATTCGGGCTCTCGGCCGCCGACATCAGGCTCACCACGCGGCGCGCGGAGACGGCCCGGGTACGGAACTTCACCCATATCCCCTTCCGCCGCGTCGGGCCGTCCCGGCTGCCGGACTTCCATATGCCGTTCGAGCCGCGGCTCAACCCGCACCTGCCCGGGGCCCGGGTCCGTCTGGTCGACTGGTCGCGGCGGACGGGGCTGCTGTCCGAGGGCATTTGGGACGAGCCCGGGCTGCTCGACTTCGACCTGCCGCTGTGCGCGGCCGGGCTGCACCCGGACGGCTCTGCCGATGAACTCGACCTGGGCTCCGCCTGGTTGGCCTGGGGCACTTATGGCGACGACTACTACCCGGTCGTCTTCGGCGCCCGCCGCGACCTGGTCGCCGCCAAGGTGTGCACCGAGCGGCTGTCGTTGTTCATGCCGGTCGACGAACCGGGCACCGTGCCCCCGCCGTTGAACGCGCTGGAGCGCGGCCTCGCCGACCTGTGGCGGCGCACCGCCGGACCGCTGGCCGAGCCGGCGCGGCGTTCGTTCCGCGAGGCCATCGACAAGATGACGGCGAGCTGGCTGTGGGAGCTGGCGAACCAGGCGCACCACCGGGTGCCCGACCCCGTCGACTACATGGAGATGCGGCGCCACACGTTCGGCACCGACCTGACGATGAGCCTGGCCCGGATCGGGCATGGGCAGCGGATTCCCGAGGAGATCTACCGCAGCGGGCCGATGCGTTCACTGGAGAGCGCCGCCGCCAACTACGCCAGCCTGATGAATGACGTCTTCTCGTATCAGAAGGAGGTCGAGTTCGAGGGCGAGTTCCACAACGGGATCATCGTGGTGCAGACCTTCTTCGACTGCGACTACCCCACCGGCCTCGCGATCATCCATGACCTGATGACGGAGCGGATGCGCCAGTTCCAGCATGTCGCCGACAACGAACTCCCGGTCGTCTACGACGACTTCGAGCTCGACACGGAGGCGCGGGAGATCCTGGACGGCTATGTGCGGGAGCTGCGGAACTGGATGTCCGGCATTCTCGTCTGGCACCGCGACTGCCGCCGGTACCGGGAGGAGGACCTGGTGCGCCGCTTCGCGCGCCAGTGGCCGCTGAGCGCGCCCACCGGCCTCGGCACGTCGGCGGCGCGGCTGCCCGCGCCGCCCCGGCCGGCCGGTCGCCGCTGA